One Mycobacterium marseillense DNA window includes the following coding sequences:
- a CDS encoding inositol monophosphatase family protein has protein sequence MTHSDEELVRLRSVAETVATEAAAFVRRRRAEVFGAEAAGVAGPDSGAVRTKSSPTDPVTVVDTETERLLRDRLAELRPGDPILGEEGGGPTDPAATPAGSVTWVLDPIDGTVNFVYGVPAYAVSVAAQVNGESVAGAVADVVGDRVYSAASGLGAHVTDGQGTQPLQCAAVEDVSMALLGTGFGYSRQRRAAQAALLARMLPVVRDVRRIGSAALDLCMVASGRLDAYYEHGLKVWDRAAGALIAAEAGARVVLPAHDAAGAGLVLAAAPGIADELLAVLERFNGLDPILD, from the coding sequence GTGACCCATTCCGATGAGGAGCTCGTGCGGCTGCGTTCGGTGGCCGAAACCGTGGCCACGGAGGCCGCCGCGTTCGTGCGGCGCCGGCGCGCCGAGGTGTTCGGCGCCGAGGCTGCCGGCGTGGCAGGCCCGGACAGCGGCGCGGTGCGGACCAAGAGCAGCCCGACCGATCCGGTGACGGTGGTCGACACCGAGACCGAGCGCCTGTTGCGGGACCGGCTGGCCGAATTACGGCCTGGGGACCCCATTCTCGGCGAGGAGGGCGGCGGCCCGACCGACCCGGCGGCCACGCCGGCCGGCTCGGTGACCTGGGTGCTCGATCCCATCGACGGCACAGTGAACTTCGTCTACGGCGTCCCCGCCTACGCGGTGTCGGTCGCCGCACAGGTCAACGGGGAGTCGGTGGCCGGGGCGGTCGCCGACGTCGTGGGCGACCGGGTGTACTCGGCGGCCAGCGGCCTCGGCGCGCACGTCACCGACGGCCAGGGGACCCAGCCGTTGCAGTGCGCGGCGGTCGAGGACGTGTCGATGGCGTTGCTGGGCACCGGTTTCGGCTATTCGCGGCAGCGCCGCGCGGCGCAGGCGGCGCTGTTGGCGCGCATGCTGCCGGTGGTCCGCGATGTTCGGCGCATCGGCTCGGCGGCGCTGGATCTGTGCATGGTGGCCTCGGGCCGGCTGGACGCCTACTACGAGCACGGCCTGAAGGTGTGGGACCGCGCCGCGGGGGCGCTGATCGCCGCCGAGGCGGGGGCCAGGGTGGTGCTGCCCGCGCACGACGCCGCCGGGGCGGGATTGGTGCTGGCCGCCGCCCCCGGGATCGCCGACGAGCTGCTGGCCGTCCTGGAGCGGTTCAACGGCCTGGACCCGATCCTGGATTGA
- the sigB gene encoding sigma-70 family RNA polymerase sigma factor SigB has translation MTVQAEREVAMANASTSRFDGDLDAQSPAADLVRVYLNGIGKTALLNAAGEVELAKRIEAGLYAEHLLETRKRLGENRKRDLEAVVRDGKAARRHLLEANLRLVVSLAKRYTGRGMPLLDLIQEGNLGLIRAMEKFDYTKGFKFSTYATWWIRQAITRGMADQSRTIRLPVHLVEQVNKLARIKREMHQNLGREATDEELAAESGIPVEKINDLLEHSRDPVSLDMPVGSEEEAPLGDFIEDAEAMSAENAVIAELLHTDIRSVLATLDEREHQVIRLRFGLDDGQPRTLDQIGKLFGLSRERVRQIERDVMSKLRNGERADRLRSYAS, from the coding sequence ATGACAGTACAAGCCGAACGGGAGGTCGCTATGGCGAACGCCAGCACGAGCAGATTTGACGGCGATCTGGATGCTCAGAGCCCCGCGGCGGATCTAGTGCGCGTGTATTTGAACGGGATCGGCAAGACGGCGTTGCTGAACGCGGCGGGGGAAGTTGAACTCGCGAAGCGCATCGAAGCGGGGCTCTATGCCGAGCACCTGCTCGAAACGCGTAAGCGCCTCGGGGAGAACCGTAAACGCGATCTAGAGGCCGTGGTGCGCGATGGTAAGGCCGCACGCCGTCACCTGCTGGAAGCGAACCTGCGCCTGGTGGTGTCGCTGGCCAAGCGGTACACGGGTCGCGGGATGCCGCTGTTGGACCTGATCCAGGAGGGCAACCTCGGGCTGATTCGCGCGATGGAAAAGTTCGACTACACAAAGGGATTCAAGTTCTCGACCTACGCGACGTGGTGGATCCGTCAGGCCATCACCCGCGGCATGGCCGACCAGAGCCGCACCATCCGGCTGCCCGTCCACCTGGTGGAACAGGTCAACAAGCTGGCGCGGATCAAGCGGGAGATGCACCAGAACCTGGGTCGCGAGGCCACCGATGAGGAACTGGCCGCCGAGTCCGGCATCCCGGTCGAGAAGATCAACGACCTGCTCGAGCACAGCCGCGACCCGGTGAGCCTGGACATGCCGGTCGGCTCCGAAGAAGAAGCCCCGCTGGGTGATTTCATCGAGGACGCCGAAGCGATGTCAGCCGAGAACGCGGTGATCGCCGAGTTGTTGCACACCGACATCCGCAGCGTGCTCGCCACGCTCGACGAGCGCGAGCACCAGGTCATCCGGCTGCGGTTCGGCCTCGACGACGGCCAGCCCCGCACGCTGGACCAGATCGGCAAGCTGTTCGGGCTGTCCCGTGAGCGGGTCCGCCAGATCGAGCGGGACGTAATGTCCAAACTCCGCAACGGGGAGCGCGCCGACAGGCTACGGTCGTACGCGAGCTGA
- a CDS encoding RNA polymerase sigma factor: protein MAATKASPATDGPVKRTATKSPSSPAKRPAAKAANGSAPAKRAAKTASRSTKSDAAEPAKKARAKGAEAKGRGTKAAKGGPADPDALDSDGAVEDLDNEPDLEGEPGEDLDIDSDLSLDDLEDDVATDGEDSDSASADSDESDDEEKPAPAATTEVAAEEDDEIAEPTEKDKASGDFVWDEDESEALRQARKDAELTASADSVRAYLKQIGKVALLNAEEEVELAKRIEAGLYATQLMTELTERGDKLPAAQRRDMQWICRDGDRAKNHLLEANLRLVVSLAKRYTGRGMAFLDLIQEGNLGLIRAVEKFDYTKGYKFSTYATWWIRQAITRAMADQARTIRIPVHMVEVINKLGRIQRELLQDLGREPTPEELAKEMDITPEKVLEIQQYAREPISLDQTIGDEGDSQLGDFIEDSEAVVAVDAVSFTLLQDQLQSVLETLSEREAGVVRLRFGLTDGQPRTLDEIGQVYGVTRERIRQIESKTMSKLRHPSRSQVLRDYLD from the coding sequence GTGGCAGCGACCAAGGCAAGCCCGGCAACCGATGGGCCGGTGAAACGCACCGCCACGAAGTCTCCGTCGTCCCCCGCCAAGCGTCCGGCGGCCAAGGCCGCCAATGGCTCCGCGCCCGCCAAGCGGGCCGCCAAGACCGCCTCGCGGTCCACCAAATCCGACGCAGCCGAACCCGCCAAGAAGGCCCGCGCCAAGGGAGCCGAGGCCAAGGGGCGCGGCACCAAGGCGGCCAAGGGCGGACCCGCGGATCCCGACGCGCTCGATTCCGACGGCGCCGTCGAGGATCTCGACAACGAGCCCGACCTCGAGGGCGAGCCCGGCGAAGACCTCGACATCGACAGCGACCTGAGCCTCGACGACCTCGAGGACGACGTAGCGACCGACGGCGAAGACTCCGACAGCGCATCGGCCGACTCCGACGAGAGTGACGACGAGGAGAAGCCCGCTCCCGCGGCGACCACCGAGGTCGCGGCCGAAGAGGACGACGAGATCGCCGAGCCCACCGAAAAGGACAAGGCCTCCGGCGATTTCGTCTGGGACGAGGACGAATCCGAGGCGCTGCGCCAGGCCCGCAAGGACGCCGAGCTCACCGCCTCCGCCGACTCGGTTCGCGCGTACCTCAAGCAGATCGGTAAGGTCGCGCTGCTCAACGCCGAGGAAGAGGTCGAGCTGGCCAAGCGCATCGAGGCCGGCCTTTATGCCACGCAGCTCATGACCGAGCTGACCGAGCGCGGCGACAAACTGCCTGCCGCCCAGCGCCGCGACATGCAGTGGATCTGCCGCGACGGCGACCGGGCCAAAAACCATCTGCTCGAGGCCAACCTGCGGCTGGTGGTGTCGCTGGCCAAGCGCTACACGGGCCGCGGGATGGCGTTCCTCGACCTCATCCAGGAAGGCAACCTGGGTCTGATCCGCGCGGTCGAGAAGTTCGACTACACCAAGGGCTACAAGTTCTCCACGTACGCCACGTGGTGGATCCGTCAGGCCATCACCCGGGCCATGGCCGACCAGGCCCGCACCATCCGCATCCCGGTGCACATGGTCGAGGTGATCAACAAGCTGGGCCGCATCCAGCGCGAGCTGCTGCAGGACCTGGGCCGCGAGCCCACGCCCGAAGAGCTGGCCAAGGAAATGGACATCACGCCCGAGAAGGTGCTCGAGATCCAGCAATACGCGCGTGAGCCGATCTCGCTGGACCAGACCATCGGCGACGAGGGCGACAGCCAGCTGGGCGATTTCATCGAGGACAGCGAAGCCGTGGTGGCCGTCGACGCCGTGTCGTTCACCCTGCTGCAGGACCAGTTGCAGTCGGTGCTCGAGACGCTGTCCGAGCGCGAGGCCGGTGTGGTGCGCCTGCGGTTCGGTCTCACCGACGGCCAGCCGCGCACCCTGGACGAGATCGGGCAGGTGTACGGGGTGACCCGTGAGCGCATCCGCCAGATCGAGTCCAAGACGATGTCGAAGTTGCGCCACCCCAGCCGTTCGCAGGTGCTGCGCGACTACCTCGACTAA
- a CDS encoding RidA family protein: protein MPAHRHVVLSGSDFESVVGYSRAVRVGPHVWVAGTTGTGPAGDIAAQARDALRRIDIALQQAGASLTDVVRTRIYVTDVSRWREVGAVHEEVFGAIRPAATMVEVSALIAPELLVEIEADAYVDSTGGP, encoded by the coding sequence ATGCCAGCACACCGTCACGTGGTCCTCTCCGGATCCGACTTCGAATCGGTGGTCGGTTACTCGCGCGCGGTGCGGGTCGGTCCGCATGTGTGGGTGGCCGGGACAACCGGCACCGGGCCCGCCGGTGACATCGCCGCCCAGGCGCGAGATGCGTTGCGGCGCATCGACATCGCGTTGCAACAGGCCGGCGCGTCACTCACCGACGTGGTGCGCACGCGCATCTACGTCACCGATGTCTCGCGCTGGCGCGAGGTGGGGGCCGTGCACGAGGAGGTGTTCGGCGCGATCCGTCCCGCGGCCACCATGGTCGAGGTCTCGGCGCTGATCGCGCCCGAGTTGCTGGTGGAGATCGAGGCCGACGCCTACGTCGACTCCACCGGCGGACCTTGA
- a CDS encoding DUF3039 domain-containing protein has protein sequence MQTQTIERTETDERVDDGTDSDTPKYFHYVKKDKIAESAVMGNHVVALCGEVFPVTKAAKPGSPVCPECKQIYDRLKKG, from the coding sequence ATGCAGACCCAGACGATCGAGCGCACCGAGACCGACGAACGCGTCGACGACGGGACCGACAGCGACACACCCAAGTATTTCCACTACGTCAAGAAGGACAAGATCGCCGAGAGCGCGGTGATGGGCAACCACGTCGTGGCGTTGTGCGGCGAGGTGTTCCCCGTCACCAAGGCGGCCAAGCCGGGCTCGCCCGTCTGCCCCGAGTGCAAGCAGATCTACGACCGGCTCAAGAAGGGCTGA
- a CDS encoding DUF952 domain-containing protein, translating to MAVVTFAADVLVHLCGAEQWAQARRDGAISPADGGDFIHLSSPRQVHLPANRLYRGRRDLVLLHIDPGRLDAPVRWEPGVATDPESMLFPHLYGTLPVAAVTRVTAYPPDPDGGFAPIGPAQGPPVEST from the coding sequence GTGGCGGTCGTGACGTTCGCTGCCGACGTGCTGGTGCACCTGTGCGGGGCCGAGCAGTGGGCGCAGGCCCGCCGTGACGGCGCGATCAGCCCCGCCGACGGCGGCGACTTCATCCATCTGTCGTCGCCCCGGCAGGTCCACCTGCCCGCCAACCGGCTCTACCGGGGCCGGCGCGACCTGGTGCTGTTGCACATCGACCCGGGCCGGCTCGACGCACCGGTGCGCTGGGAGCCGGGAGTGGCAACCGATCCGGAGTCGATGTTGTTCCCGCACCTGTACGGCACCCTGCCGGTCGCGGCGGTGACCCGGGTCACCGCCTACCCTCCGGACCCCGACGGCGGCTTCGCGCCGATCGGCCCGGCTCAAGGTCCGCCGGTGGAGTCGACGTAG
- the cei gene encoding envelope integrity protein Cei codes for MVTQITEGTAFDKHGRPFRRRNPKPAVVVVIFLAVATAVIWTVALTRPAKVHEAAVCNPPPQPTGSASAQLGEQVSRSAMMDVAPAKLADTKVRVLNASGRGGQAGDVAGAMKDLGFAQPTAANDPLYAGTRLACQGQIRFGTAGQATAAAVWLVAPCTELFNDSRADDSVDLALGTDFSALAHNDDIDAVLATLRPGASEPSDPTLLAKIHASSC; via the coding sequence GTGGTCACACAAATCACCGAGGGTACTGCCTTTGACAAGCATGGTCGGCCCTTCCGGCGGCGCAACCCCAAGCCCGCAGTCGTCGTGGTGATTTTCCTCGCAGTGGCCACCGCCGTCATCTGGACCGTGGCCCTGACGCGGCCCGCCAAGGTGCACGAGGCGGCGGTGTGCAATCCCCCGCCGCAGCCGACCGGTTCGGCGTCGGCCCAACTCGGTGAGCAGGTGTCGCGCAGCGCCATGATGGACGTCGCGCCCGCCAAGCTCGCCGACACCAAGGTCCGCGTCCTCAATGCCAGCGGCCGGGGCGGGCAGGCCGGCGACGTCGCCGGGGCGATGAAAGACCTCGGCTTCGCGCAGCCGACCGCCGCCAACGACCCGCTGTATGCGGGCACCCGGCTCGCCTGCCAAGGCCAAATCCGTTTCGGCACCGCCGGACAGGCCACCGCCGCGGCGGTGTGGCTGGTGGCGCCGTGCACCGAACTGTTCAACGACAGCCGCGCCGACGACTCCGTCGACCTCGCCCTGGGAACCGACTTCAGCGCCTTGGCCCACAACGACGACATCGACGCCGTGCTCGCCACCCTGCGGCCCGGCGCCAGCGAGCCGTCAGATCCCACGCTGCTGGCCAAGATTCACGCCAGCAGCTGCTGA
- the ppgK gene encoding polyphosphate--glucose phosphotransferase: MTSTDSTTDTPGTAPADGAPQRRGFGIDVGGSGIKGGIVDMDTGLLIGERVKLLTPQPATPSAVAKTIAAVVNEFGWTGPLGVTYPGVVTHGVAQTAANVDKSWIGANARDIISAELNGQDVTVLNDADAAGLAEEHYGAGRNQTGLVILLTFGTGIGSAVIHNGTLIPNTEFGHLEVGGKEAEQRAASSVKEKKGWSYEKWTKHVTEVLVSIENAMWPDLFIAGGGISRKADKWLPLLENRTPVVAAALLNTAGIVGAAMAATSDVTH; this comes from the coding sequence ATGACCAGCACCGACTCGACCACGGACACGCCCGGCACCGCACCGGCCGACGGCGCGCCACAGCGCCGCGGCTTCGGCATCGACGTCGGGGGCAGCGGCATCAAGGGCGGCATCGTCGACATGGACACCGGGCTGTTGATCGGCGAGCGGGTCAAACTGCTGACCCCGCAACCCGCGACGCCGTCGGCGGTCGCCAAGACCATCGCCGCCGTCGTCAACGAATTCGGCTGGACCGGGCCCCTCGGGGTGACCTATCCCGGGGTGGTCACGCACGGCGTCGCGCAGACCGCGGCCAACGTGGACAAGTCCTGGATCGGCGCCAACGCCCGCGACATCATCAGCGCCGAGCTCAACGGCCAGGACGTCACGGTCCTCAACGACGCCGACGCGGCCGGCCTGGCCGAGGAGCACTACGGGGCGGGCAGAAACCAGACTGGTCTGGTGATTCTGCTGACCTTCGGCACCGGCATCGGCTCGGCGGTCATCCACAACGGCACGCTGATCCCCAACACCGAGTTCGGGCACTTGGAGGTCGGCGGCAAGGAAGCCGAGCAACGCGCGGCCTCCTCGGTGAAGGAAAAGAAGGGCTGGTCCTACGAAAAATGGACCAAACACGTGACCGAGGTGCTGGTGAGCATCGAGAACGCGATGTGGCCGGATTTGTTCATCGCCGGGGGCGGCATCAGCCGCAAGGCCGACAAATGGCTGCCGCTGCTCGAAAACCGCACCCCGGTGGTGGCCGCCGCCCTGCTCAACACCGCCGGGATCGTCGGCGCGGCGATGGCCGCCACCTCGGACGTGACCCACTGA
- a CDS encoding metal-dependent transcriptional regulator, which produces MNDLVDTTEMYLRTIYDLEEEGVTPLRARIAERLDQSGPTVSQTVSRMERDGLLHVAGDRHLELTDKGRALAVAVMRKHRLAERLLVDVIGVPWEEVHAEACRWEHVMSEEVERRLVKVLNHPTTSPFGNPIPGLLDLGVGPESGAEEANLVRLTELPPGSPVAVVVRQLTEHVQGDTDLITRLKDAGVVPNARVTVETGPAGVTIVIPGHENVTLPHEMAHAVKVEKV; this is translated from the coding sequence ATGAACGACCTGGTTGACACCACCGAGATGTACCTGCGGACCATCTACGACCTCGAAGAAGAGGGCGTAACGCCGCTACGTGCCCGAATCGCCGAGCGCCTCGATCAGAGCGGGCCGACTGTCAGCCAAACCGTGTCCCGGATGGAGCGCGACGGGTTGCTTCACGTGGCCGGTGACCGCCACCTCGAGCTCACCGACAAAGGCCGCGCGCTGGCCGTGGCCGTCATGCGCAAGCACCGCCTCGCCGAGCGACTGCTGGTCGACGTCATCGGCGTGCCCTGGGAAGAAGTGCACGCCGAGGCGTGCCGCTGGGAGCACGTGATGAGCGAGGAAGTCGAGCGGCGTTTGGTCAAGGTGCTCAACCACCCCACCACGTCGCCCTTCGGCAACCCGATCCCCGGGCTTCTGGACCTGGGCGTCGGCCCCGAGTCCGGCGCCGAGGAGGCCAACCTCGTCCGGCTGACCGAGCTGCCGCCCGGCTCCCCGGTGGCCGTGGTGGTCCGGCAACTGACCGAACACGTCCAGGGCGACACCGACCTGATCACCCGCCTCAAGGACGCCGGTGTGGTCCCCAACGCGCGGGTGACCGTCGAGACCGGCCCCGCCGGCGTGACCATCGTCATCCCGGGCCACGAAAACGTCACCCTCCCCCACGAGATGGCCCACGCGGTCAAGGTCGAAAAGGTCTGA
- a CDS encoding DUF4193 domain-containing protein yields the protein MPTDYDAPRRTETDDVSEDSLEELKARRNEAASAVVDVDESESAENFELPGADLSGEELSVRVVPKQADEFTCSSCFLVQHRSRLASEKNGVMICTDCAA from the coding sequence ATGCCTACCGACTACGACGCTCCACGGCGTACCGAAACGGACGACGTTTCGGAGGACTCGCTGGAGGAGCTCAAAGCGCGACGGAACGAGGCGGCCTCGGCTGTCGTCGATGTCGACGAATCTGAATCCGCTGAGAATTTTGAACTGCCCGGTGCCGACCTGTCCGGTGAAGAACTCTCGGTCCGTGTCGTTCCGAAGCAGGCTGACGAGTTCACCTGCTCGAGTTGCTTTCTGGTGCAACACCGCAGTCGGCTGGCCAGCGAGAAGAACGGCGTGATGATCTGTACCGACTGCGCGGCCTGA
- a CDS encoding DUF4192 domain-containing protein, with product MTTHAQPDFELSRPGALIAALPAVLGFIPENSLVLVSLEDRQLGSVMRVDLSDELTGRVGHLAEVAAAARPQAVIAVIVDADGAHCPSCNEEYRELCEALAESLAQHDIELWATHVVDRVALGGRWHCVEGCGSSGLVEDPSASPLAAAAVLEGRRLYPRRADLQAVIAPDDPTRSAALAGAVGRQATRRRAAHRAHPVRCTRADVEGAMAAAARVASGESLPDTELAALGCALSDPQVRDILYALAVGEGADDVESLWAVLARTLPPPWRVEALVLLAFSAYARGDGPLAGVSLQEALRCEPEHRMAGMLDTALQSGLRPEDIRDLALTGYRLAEQFGVRLPPRRPFGRRAG from the coding sequence ATGACCACGCATGCACAACCCGACTTCGAGCTTTCCCGCCCCGGCGCGCTCATCGCCGCGCTGCCCGCCGTTCTCGGCTTCATTCCCGAAAATTCATTGGTACTAGTGTCTTTGGAGGATCGGCAGCTCGGGTCGGTGATGCGCGTCGACCTCTCCGACGAGTTGACCGGCCGGGTCGGTCATCTGGCGGAGGTCGCCGCGGCGGCGCGGCCCCAGGCCGTCATCGCGGTGATCGTCGACGCGGACGGCGCGCACTGTCCCAGCTGCAACGAGGAGTACCGGGAGCTGTGTGAGGCGCTCGCAGAGTCCTTGGCGCAGCACGACATTGAGCTCTGGGCAACCCACGTGGTCGACCGGGTCGCCCTCGGCGGGCGGTGGCATTGTGTCGAGGGCTGTGGGTCGAGCGGCCTCGTCGAGGATCCCTCGGCGTCACCGCTGGCCGCCGCGGCGGTGCTGGAGGGCAGGCGGCTCTACCCACGCCGCGCCGACCTGCAGGCGGTCATCGCACCCGACGACCCGACGCGCAGCGCCGCGCTGGCCGGCGCGGTCGGCCGGCAGGCCACCCGCCGCCGGGCCGCCCACCGCGCGCATCCGGTCCGCTGCACCCGCGCCGACGTGGAGGGCGCGATGGCGGCGGCCGCCCGGGTCGCCTCGGGTGAATCGCTGCCCGACACCGAACTGGCGGCGTTGGGCTGCGCGCTGAGCGACCCGCAGGTACGCGACATCCTGTACGCGCTCGCCGTCGGCGAGGGCGCCGACGACGTCGAATCGTTGTGGGCGGTGCTGGCGCGCACCCTGCCGCCGCCGTGGCGGGTCGAGGCGCTGGTCCTGCTCGCGTTCAGCGCCTACGCCCGCGGCGACGGCCCGCTGGCCGGGGTGTCGCTCCAGGAGGCGCTGCGGTGTGAGCCCGAGCATCGGATGGCGGGCATGCTGGACACCGCCTTGCAGTCGGGCCTGCGGCCCGAGGACATCCGGGATCTCGCGCTCACCGGGTACCGGCTTGCCGAACAGTTCGGGGTGCGGCTACCGCCGCGGCGGCCGTTCGGCCGCAGGGCGGGCTAG
- a CDS encoding DUF3093 domain-containing protein — translation MSDTRVAPHNVRYRERLWVPWWWWPPALALAGIIAFEFNMGVTRHSSWWPYATLFAVAAAALLWLGRVEIRVTANPSVPGEVELWAGHAHLPVTAIARSAPVAPSAKSAALGRQLDPAAYVLHRAWVAPMILVVLDDPDDPTPYWLVSCRHPDRVLSALTR, via the coding sequence GTGTCCGATACGCGCGTCGCGCCGCACAACGTGCGGTATCGCGAACGATTGTGGGTCCCGTGGTGGTGGTGGCCGCCGGCCCTCGCGCTCGCCGGCATCATCGCGTTCGAGTTCAACATGGGCGTCACCCGCCACTCCTCCTGGTGGCCGTACGCCACGCTGTTCGCGGTGGCGGCCGCGGCGCTGTTGTGGCTGGGCCGCGTCGAGATCCGGGTCACCGCCAACCCGTCCGTGCCCGGGGAAGTGGAACTGTGGGCGGGCCACGCGCACCTGCCGGTCACCGCGATCGCCCGCTCCGCACCGGTAGCGCCGTCGGCCAAGTCCGCGGCGTTGGGCCGCCAACTCGACCCGGCCGCCTACGTGCTGCACCGGGCATGGGTGGCGCCGATGATCCTGGTCGTCCTCGACGACCCGGACGACCCGACGCCGTACTGGCTGGTGAGCTGTCGTCACCCCGATCGGGTGCTGTCGGCCCTGACAAGGTAA
- a CDS encoding YihY/virulence factor BrkB family protein, translating to MSDQVAKPSRHHIWRITLRALSKSWDDSIFSESAQAGFWSALSLPPLLLGMLGTMAYVAPLFGPDMLPNILRQLISTAHSVFSPSVVNEIIEPTVRDIANNARGEVVSLGFIISLWAGSSAISAFVDSVVEAHDQTPLRHPVRQRFFALFLYVVMLVVVVATAPLVVVGPRKVEEHIPLGLSNMLRYGYYPALIIGLTLGVMILYRVALPEPLPSHRLILGAMLATTVFVTATLGLRFYLRWITSTGYTYGALSTPIAFLLFAFFGGFAIMLGAELNAAVQEEFPAPTTHAHRVRNWLFSRSPALKRTVETLASPIANPATQQRDTAPAKPPG from the coding sequence ATGAGCGATCAGGTCGCAAAACCGTCGCGCCACCACATTTGGCGAATCACCCTGAGGGCGCTGTCCAAGAGCTGGGACGACTCAATCTTTTCCGAGTCGGCTCAGGCGGGTTTTTGGTCCGCGTTGTCACTGCCGCCGTTGCTGCTCGGGATGCTGGGCACCATGGCCTACGTGGCGCCGCTGTTCGGTCCGGACATGCTGCCCAACATCCTGCGGCAGCTCATTTCGACCGCACACAGCGTGTTCTCCCCCAGCGTGGTCAACGAGATCATCGAGCCGACGGTCCGCGACATCGCCAACAACGCCCGCGGCGAGGTGGTGTCGTTGGGTTTCATCATCTCGCTGTGGGCGGGGTCGTCGGCCATCTCGGCGTTCGTCGACTCCGTCGTCGAGGCCCATGACCAGACGCCGTTGCGCCACCCGGTGCGGCAGCGCTTTTTCGCGCTGTTTCTCTACGTCGTGATGCTGGTGGTCGTGGTGGCGACGGCGCCGCTGGTGGTGGTGGGCCCGCGCAAGGTGGAAGAGCATATCCCGCTCGGCCTGTCCAACATGCTGCGCTACGGCTACTACCCGGCGCTGATCATCGGCCTCACGCTCGGGGTGATGATCCTGTACCGGGTCGCACTGCCCGAACCGCTGCCGTCCCACCGGCTGATCCTCGGCGCGATGCTGGCGACCACGGTGTTCGTCACCGCGACGCTGGGCCTGCGGTTCTACCTGCGCTGGATCACCAGCACCGGCTACACCTACGGCGCGCTGTCCACCCCGATCGCTTTCCTGCTGTTCGCGTTCTTCGGCGGCTTCGCGATCATGCTCGGCGCCGAACTCAACGCGGCCGTCCAGGAGGAATTTCCCGCGCCCACCACGCACGCCCACCGGGTGCGCAACTGGTTGTTCTCGCGTTCGCCCGCCCTGAAGCGGACGGTGGAGACGCTGGCCAGCCCGATCGCGAATCCCGCGACACAACAACGCGATACCGCGCCGGCGAAGCCGCCCGGGTGA
- the dut gene encoding dUTP diphosphatase, whose amino-acid sequence MSTSLAIVRLDPELPLPARAHEGDAGIDLYSAEDVKLEPGRRALVRTGVAVAIPFGMVGLVHPRSGLAARVGLSIVNSPGTIDAGYRGEIKVALINLDPAEPIVVHRGDRIAQLLVQRVELVELVEVSSFDEAGLADTSRGDGGHGSSGGHASL is encoded by the coding sequence GTGTCGACCAGTCTGGCCATCGTCCGCCTTGACCCCGAGCTTCCGCTGCCCGCCCGCGCCCACGAAGGCGACGCGGGGATCGACCTCTACAGCGCCGAAGACGTCAAACTCGAGCCCGGGCGGCGCGCCCTGGTGCGCACGGGCGTAGCGGTCGCCATCCCGTTCGGCATGGTCGGCCTGGTGCACCCTCGGTCGGGATTGGCTGCGCGCGTTGGGCTTTCGATCGTCAACAGTCCCGGTACCATCGACGCCGGCTACCGCGGCGAAATCAAGGTCGCGCTGATCAACCTCGATCCGGCCGAGCCGATCGTGGTGCATCGCGGCGACCGCATCGCGCAGCTGTTGGTGCAGCGGGTCGAGTTGGTGGAGCTGGTCGAGGTCTCGTCGTTCGACGAGGCCGGGCTGGCCGACACGTCCCGTGGCGACGGTGGTCACGGTTCCTCCGGCGGACACGCGAGTCTGTGA
- a CDS encoding DUF3099 domain-containing protein, translating to MWDSGEMKHGSDAGFDGSFDDFAGNKGRPVLITAAEPSYEEQHRARVRKYLTLMAFRIPALILAALAYGAWHNGLISLAIVAVSIPLPWMAVLIANDRPPRRPDEPRRFDNARRRTPLFPRPERPALEAPRHPEPGWPPDARGGINDG from the coding sequence GTGTGGGACAGTGGAGAAATGAAGCACGGCTCCGACGCGGGGTTCGACGGCAGCTTCGATGACTTCGCCGGCAACAAAGGCCGCCCGGTACTGATCACCGCGGCCGAGCCCTCCTATGAGGAACAGCATCGCGCGCGGGTCCGTAAATACCTGACCCTGATGGCTTTCCGGATTCCGGCGCTGATTCTCGCCGCGCTCGCCTACGGCGCGTGGCACAACGGCCTGATTTCTCTGGCGATCGTGGCGGTGTCGATTCCCCTGCCCTGGATGGCCGTGCTGATCGCCAACGACCGGCCGCCGCGCCGCCCCGACGAGCCCCGCCGGTTCGACAACGCTCGCCGGCGCACCCCTCTGTTCCCCCGGCCCGAACGCCCGGCGCTCGAGGCTCCGCGACACCCCGAGCCGGGGTGGCCGCCCGACGCGCGGGGCGGAATCAACGACGGCTAG